From a region of the Odoribacter splanchnicus DSM 20712 genome:
- a CDS encoding SusC/RagA family TonB-linked outer membrane protein, producing MEKRRLCFQTPRGCWGKSWKIARMFSVLMCTLTFSVSATAFAQHEQVTLNFKQVTVRQVLNEIQRQTRLSFIYNTEQTEQLGQISIEAHNESVTSLLDRIFAGTGLTWKIQEDMILISQTTAETTKRQQAQQEKMVILTGTVTDAQKNALPGVTVKIAGTSIGTSTDVNGKFQFSYPQNQQQIVLEFSFVGMQTTSVKYAGQKEINVILYEDQKELDEVVVTGYQVLDKRTQTSAITTVKAEDIMIPGVTSIDQMLEGRIPEMTFMLNSGEVGATPRLRVRGTSTLLGNREPLWVLDGIVMTDPVDVDPDDLNNPDYLNIIGNAIAGINPQDIERIDVLKDASATALYGTRAANGVIVVTTKKGRIGKPVLSYSHSSKITRRPRYTDRNINLMNSQERVRFGKELADQHYIFPTQMPLVGYEGALYRLQSGLTDYDTFLNEVTWYEQVNTDWFDILTRDAYSHSHTLNVSGGSDIVRYYASLGYDRDNGVSNTTYTERYTVTAKMDVQMTSKMLMAIKLNGNVQKKNHLVSTLDAMDYAYNTTRALPCFNEDGSLFYYERYRGGYGGQGNKYLRYNIVNEIDNSSSGYDGKGIQVDLNLKYNILPTWDVTATGSYSVSSTLQEDWWGDKTAYVAALKNGEYEDKPIPGDDGKCILPYGGILKTKNSDTENLTFRLQSNYRKLFGEDDQHLITALLGYEVNMLRSKSMNNEVRGYLKERGMQFADMSSLNLDDYPLYKEWLQQNHLTLTRGLTNQLSLYLSLTYGYREYFTLNVNGRTDASNKFGSRSNERLLPVWSVSGMWNIQETFLKEASWLSEMRLRMSYGMQGNMLDGQTPNMLITQQPINSYYNENVSNVYQFPNPNLKWEETKQTNIGLDMSFFNGRLNIGGDFYYKKTENVFSWVNVAPTNGLTSYLMNNGSLKNVGYSVTLSATPVKINDFAWRISTSYSANKNKTQTDAVEKYELEDYLAGTAIISGESVGTFYSYEFLGLNAQNGTPVFDDYTDRRHLLEDKSLEDVVRMVMTKSGTREPVFSGNLFNTFTWRGITLSFNLAYSLGSKVRLFALYEPIISGVSAENNVRKEFVNRWQVPGDEKRTRIPAIINRSDEMYDYYNRHWSQEQSNKTKTFAYNLWDMYDNSDIRVVSGNYLKMQTLTLRYSLQPKLLKKTPFSSASVSFSTQNLFTISAKALKGQDPSQAGFAKPNLSVRPNYTIGLNVSF from the coding sequence ATGGAAAAAAGACGATTGTGTTTCCAAACTCCCCGAGGGTGTTGGGGGAAAAGTTGGAAGATTGCAAGAATGTTTTCAGTATTGATGTGTACGCTGACTTTTTCTGTATCTGCTACTGCTTTTGCACAGCACGAGCAGGTAACTTTGAATTTCAAGCAGGTAACGGTCAGGCAGGTATTGAATGAAATTCAACGACAAACCCGTTTGAGTTTTATCTACAACACCGAACAAACTGAACAACTGGGACAGATTTCTATAGAAGCCCATAACGAGAGTGTAACGAGTTTATTGGATCGTATTTTTGCAGGGACCGGATTGACTTGGAAAATTCAGGAAGATATGATTCTGATATCCCAGACTACTGCAGAAACGACAAAGCGCCAACAGGCTCAGCAAGAAAAAATGGTGATACTCACCGGGACAGTTACCGATGCTCAAAAAAATGCCTTACCAGGAGTAACCGTAAAAATCGCCGGCACAAGTATCGGAACTTCTACAGATGTTAACGGTAAATTCCAGTTTAGTTATCCCCAAAACCAACAACAGATCGTACTGGAATTTTCTTTTGTCGGCATGCAGACAACTTCTGTAAAATATGCCGGTCAAAAGGAGATAAATGTGATTCTTTATGAAGATCAGAAGGAACTGGATGAGGTGGTGGTGACCGGTTACCAGGTACTGGATAAACGGACCCAGACCAGTGCCATTACAACGGTTAAAGCAGAGGATATTATGATTCCGGGGGTAACGAGCATTGACCAGATGCTGGAAGGACGTATTCCTGAAATGACCTTTATGCTGAATTCCGGAGAAGTGGGAGCTACTCCCCGTTTACGTGTCCGGGGTACTTCTACTTTGCTGGGAAACCGGGAACCCCTGTGGGTATTGGATGGAATCGTGATGACAGACCCTGTCGATGTCGATCCCGACGATTTGAATAATCCCGATTATCTGAATATTATCGGTAATGCCATTGCCGGTATCAATCCTCAGGACATCGAACGGATCGATGTGTTGAAAGACGCTTCTGCAACAGCTTTATATGGAACACGTGCAGCGAACGGAGTGATTGTAGTAACTACCAAAAAAGGACGGATCGGAAAACCGGTTCTTTCTTATTCCCACTCTTCTAAAATCACCCGCCGTCCACGCTATACCGACCGGAATATCAATCTGATGAATTCTCAGGAACGGGTACGATTCGGGAAAGAACTGGCAGACCAGCATTATATATTTCCTACCCAAATGCCGTTGGTAGGGTACGAAGGTGCTCTTTATCGTTTACAGAGCGGTCTGACAGACTACGATACTTTCCTCAACGAGGTAACCTGGTACGAACAGGTCAATACCGATTGGTTCGATATTCTGACCCGGGATGCGTATTCCCATTCCCATACGTTGAATGTAAGCGGAGGTTCGGATATCGTTCGCTATTATGCTTCCCTGGGATACGACCGGGATAACGGGGTTTCCAATACAACTTATACGGAAAGATACACCGTAACTGCCAAAATGGATGTACAGATGACTTCCAAAATGCTGATGGCAATCAAACTGAACGGTAATGTACAAAAGAAAAACCACCTGGTCTCCACCCTTGATGCGATGGATTATGCTTACAATACGACCCGGGCATTACCTTGTTTCAACGAAGATGGTTCCCTGTTTTATTACGAACGTTATAGAGGAGGATACGGAGGACAGGGAAATAAATACCTGCGTTATAATATTGTCAACGAAATTGACAACAGCTCCAGCGGATATGACGGTAAGGGTATTCAGGTCGATTTAAACCTGAAATACAACATTCTGCCCACCTGGGATGTCACAGCTACCGGTTCATATTCTGTCAGCAGCACCTTACAAGAAGATTGGTGGGGCGATAAAACAGCCTATGTCGCTGCTTTGAAAAACGGGGAATACGAAGATAAACCGATACCGGGAGATGACGGAAAATGTATTCTTCCCTATGGAGGTATTTTGAAAACCAAGAATTCAGATACGGAAAATCTGACATTCCGTTTACAATCCAATTACCGTAAACTGTTCGGAGAAGATGACCAGCATTTGATTACAGCCCTGTTAGGATATGAGGTTAATATGCTACGTTCCAAATCGATGAATAATGAAGTGAGAGGCTATTTGAAAGAAAGAGGGATGCAGTTTGCCGATATGAGTTCGCTGAACCTCGACGACTACCCTTTATATAAGGAATGGCTCCAGCAAAATCACCTGACCCTAACCCGGGGATTGACCAATCAGTTGAGTTTATACTTATCCCTGACTTATGGTTATCGGGAATATTTTACATTGAATGTAAACGGACGTACGGATGCTTCCAATAAATTCGGAAGCCGGAGTAACGAACGTTTATTGCCGGTATGGTCGGTATCCGGCATGTGGAATATACAGGAAACTTTCCTGAAAGAGGCTTCCTGGTTGTCTGAAATGCGCTTACGCATGTCTTACGGTATGCAGGGAAATATGCTGGACGGCCAGACTCCGAATATGCTGATCACTCAACAACCGATAAATTCTTATTACAACGAGAACGTCTCCAATGTATATCAGTTCCCGAACCCCAACCTGAAATGGGAAGAAACGAAGCAAACCAATATCGGATTGGATATGAGCTTTTTTAACGGACGCCTGAATATCGGTGGAGATTTTTACTACAAAAAGACTGAAAATGTCTTCTCTTGGGTAAATGTAGCTCCTACCAATGGATTGACTTCTTATCTGATGAATAACGGGAGTTTGAAAAATGTCGGTTATTCGGTCACTTTGTCGGCAACTCCAGTTAAAATCAATGATTTTGCCTGGAGAATTTCTACCAGTTATTCAGCGAATAAGAACAAGACACAAACGGATGCCGTCGAAAAATACGAACTGGAAGATTATCTGGCAGGTACGGCTATCATTAGCGGAGAATCTGTCGGTACGTTTTACTCCTATGAATTTTTGGGATTGAACGCACAAAACGGAACACCGGTATTCGATGACTATACCGACCGCCGGCATTTACTGGAAGACAAAAGTCTGGAAGATGTAGTCCGTATGGTGATGACGAAGAGCGGGACCCGGGAACCGGTCTTTAGTGGTAATCTTTTCAATACATTTACCTGGAGAGGAATCACTTTATCCTTCAACCTGGCCTATAGTCTGGGTTCCAAAGTGCGTCTGTTCGCTCTGTACGAACCGATCATTTCGGGAGTCAGTGCGGAAAATAATGTACGGAAAGAGTTTGTCAACCGTTGGCAAGTGCCCGGAGATGAAAAACGTACCCGTATTCCGGCCATTATCAATCGTTCGGACGAGATGTACGATTACTATAACCGCCATTGGTCGCAGGAGCAAAGTAATAAAACCAAAACTTTTGCCTATAACCTCTGGGATATGTATGACAATTCCGACATCCGGGTAGTCAGCGGTAATTATCTGAAAATGCAGACACTGACTTTACGTTATTCCTTACAACCCAAATTGCTGAAAAAGACTCCGTTTTCTTCCGCTTCAGTTTCTTTCAGTACACAGAATCTGTTTACCATCTCCGCCAAGGCCCTGAAAGGCCAGGACCCTTCACAAGCCGGATTTGCTAAACCGAATCTTTCGGTACGTCCGAATTATACGATAGGACTAAATGTTTCATTCTGA
- a CDS encoding RagB/SusD family nutrient uptake outer membrane protein: MKKIIYGIVVALFCSGCDNFLEEYSQSQTVAKKVSHFDEVLLGDGYLPAQNRAYISTDHAGFLNIMDDDVTTVGGSGLAVFFWPDCSVNLFGYYAWQLEVGRNPTGDVLRDDSQTWLDFYRRINVMNVILKEIDDISVSSPSEELDRIRVKGECHFIRASLYFTLVNLYGKAYNKATSATDYGVPLKLTEYVEHDKDKKTQFERTPVAKIYEQIVEDLKTAVNYLTESPQKRPLHRASKEAAQLLLSRVYLYMQDWHNAALTAEELLKEDTRLYHMSARDSARIFLSEDNTEVLFSQGSMNFYNGMTGNRGDFAVSDSLVQLYDQENDYRRYFFGKNQSTSANSLQWKYDTIAVPHVSDIYTLRIAEGYLNLAEAYAMEDNFQGANQYLRLLRESRIRNYVHTTYTGEKLVEEIRLERRRELCFEGHRWFDLRRYAVCEKYPYSKQIRHAFNVYDGNKYEWDHTDIYVLEKNDPAYVMQIPKSVLEYDEEQMPENPRNKRSPLGDDE, from the coding sequence ATGAAAAAAATAATATACGGAATTGTAGTCGCCTTGTTTTGTTCCGGATGCGATAATTTTCTGGAAGAGTATTCGCAATCGCAGACGGTTGCCAAAAAAGTCTCTCATTTCGATGAAGTATTGTTGGGGGACGGATACTTACCTGCCCAAAACAGAGCTTATATTTCAACGGATCATGCCGGTTTCCTGAATATCATGGATGACGATGTCACTACGGTGGGAGGAAGCGGACTAGCCGTTTTCTTTTGGCCGGATTGTAGTGTAAATCTGTTCGGCTATTATGCCTGGCAATTAGAAGTAGGACGTAATCCCACGGGAGATGTATTACGGGATGACAGTCAGACCTGGCTCGATTTTTACCGGCGCATCAATGTGATGAATGTTATTCTGAAGGAAATCGACGACATCTCTGTCAGTTCTCCATCTGAAGAACTGGATCGGATCCGGGTGAAAGGAGAGTGTCATTTTATACGGGCCTCCCTTTATTTCACTCTGGTCAATCTGTACGGGAAAGCCTATAATAAGGCTACTTCGGCTACGGACTACGGAGTTCCTTTGAAATTAACGGAATATGTAGAACACGACAAAGATAAGAAAACCCAGTTTGAACGTACTCCCGTCGCAAAAATATATGAACAAATCGTAGAGGATTTGAAGACAGCGGTAAATTATTTGACGGAAAGTCCGCAAAAACGCCCCTTACACAGGGCTTCCAAAGAAGCTGCACAATTATTGCTCAGCCGGGTATATCTTTATATGCAGGACTGGCATAATGCAGCTCTGACAGCTGAAGAGCTGTTGAAAGAAGATACGCGGCTTTACCACATGTCCGCCCGGGATTCTGCCAGAATATTCCTGTCGGAAGACAATACGGAAGTTCTTTTCTCTCAGGGTTCTATGAATTTTTACAATGGAATGACCGGAAACAGAGGTGATTTTGCAGTATCTGACAGCTTGGTACAATTGTATGACCAAGAGAATGATTACCGCCGGTATTTTTTCGGAAAGAACCAGAGTACTTCTGCCAATTCATTACAATGGAAATACGATACGATCGCAGTTCCACACGTATCCGATATTTACACGTTACGGATTGCCGAAGGATATCTGAACCTGGCTGAAGCATACGCCATGGAAGATAATTTCCAGGGGGCCAACCAGTATCTGCGGTTACTCCGCGAAAGCAGAATCCGGAATTATGTACATACAACTTATACCGGAGAAAAACTGGTGGAAGAAATCCGGCTGGAACGCCGCAGGGAACTCTGTTTCGAAGGACATCGCTGGTTCGACCTGAGACGTTATGCGGTATGTGAAAAATATCCTTATAGTAAACAAATCCGGCATGCATTTAATGTATACGACGGTAATAAATACGAATGGGACCATACCGATATTTATGTATTGGAGAAAAATGATCCGGCTTATGTGATGCAGATTCCGAAATCTGTATTGGAATACGACGAAGAACAAATGCCGGAAAATCCGAGAAACAAACGTTCTCCGCTGGGCGATGACGAATAG
- a CDS encoding FISUMP domain-containing protein: protein MKKIEYFCCLLGLVLTGLACQDDDETTVIPKPEGITYGTVTDKGGNVYKTLTIGNQTWLAENFRYRPDEATAADLVTYGESYGGTERAILEGTNMNSYQTFCRNYSGRKFLLYLREQLLAADEAGRLNTSSPYGVDWIVTQVGNYTIPNLLSYNMHDDIKDELMAIWNDAVNYYFKVDQDYLTRFGYLYSYEGALKAVKEGAPEGFHLPTDAEWMMLERHLGMDAGELEGLENWRGHAGELLKTGEQGIGFDALYGGAAVYALSTAYNSRYVYKNEGAYFWSSDQIVISDSLSNGIVRNISLYHSGIRRMTSRLISTTENVRPSYSVRLVK from the coding sequence ATGAAAAAGATCGAATATTTTTGTTGTCTGCTAGGGCTGGTATTGACAGGACTGGCTTGTCAGGATGACGATGAGACGACTGTGATCCCGAAGCCGGAAGGGATTACCTACGGTACGGTAACGGATAAAGGAGGAAATGTTTATAAAACCCTGACCATAGGAAACCAGACCTGGCTGGCAGAAAATTTCCGTTACCGTCCGGACGAAGCTACAGCTGCCGATCTGGTGACTTACGGAGAATCATACGGAGGCACTGAGCGTGCCATATTGGAAGGTACAAATATGAATAGTTACCAAACTTTTTGCCGGAATTATTCCGGTCGGAAATTTCTGCTCTATCTGCGCGAACAGCTTTTGGCTGCCGATGAGGCAGGCCGTTTGAATACGAGCAGTCCCTACGGAGTAGACTGGATTGTGACACAAGTAGGCAACTACACCATTCCTAACCTCCTGTCTTATAATATGCACGATGATATTAAAGATGAATTGATGGCCATATGGAATGATGCTGTAAATTATTATTTTAAGGTCGACCAGGATTACCTGACACGTTTCGGTTACCTGTATTCGTATGAAGGAGCTTTAAAAGCCGTAAAAGAAGGAGCTCCGGAAGGATTTCATTTGCCCACTGACGCGGAATGGATGATGCTGGAACGTCATTTGGGAATGGATGCCGGAGAATTGGAGGGCCTGGAAAATTGGAGAGGCCACGCAGGTGAGCTATTGAAAACAGGAGAACAAGGAATCGGATTTGATGCCTTGTATGGCGGAGCTGCCGTATATGCCTTGTCAACAGCCTATAATTCCCGTTATGTGTATAAAAATGAAGGTGCTTACTTCTGGAGCAGTGATCAGATTGTAATATCAGACAGTTTATCTAACGGAATCGTCCGTAACATATCCCTGTATCATTCCGGAATCCGGCGCATGACAAGCCGTTTAATCAGTACAACTGAAAATGTACGCCCCTCTTATAGTGTTCGATTAGTAAAATAG
- a CDS encoding thioredoxin family protein, with translation MKNIFLIVFCLLVSTVWAKEEKNKRIQYCTTLEEAMQQAARKHKPIFFNCYAGWAGPSVLMDSVVLTDPDLVSFIQKHFVSLRVDMPKTQEGRKLAERYRVKFYAHYLILDEKGEIIHRISGGAKAPEFKEKLKAGLNPKTSLAGMTRHYEKGDRSFKFLAAYAGTLKTADENEKFQEVADYYLEHIDSAGLYLPQSWEILWNKGKRYDSEWFRFIYDHRNELVEKNGEKVLNFIVQVLFHQVYPYMMFEKVYDMDFISEIEQKAGHLEFTSLNRDQLLDMCKILHFRQQKKYSEMLDLWGKMVPNLPNEALKVRYDATLGRLQDMNETEKKQAIAYLKERMAGMTGSTLERYRQIVTELSDYQGIRFETGGLQEALAKARKENKAVFVDCYTSWCGPCKMMSSKVFPDKQAGDFFNPRFISLKIDMEKDEGKELAQKWNIRVFPTYLILDPQGEIVYTSQGYIPAEELIRRMNEGLEQWKNNIKTGK, from the coding sequence ATGAAAAATATATTCCTGATTGTTTTTTGTCTGCTTGTTTCGACAGTGTGGGCTAAAGAAGAAAAGAACAAACGTATCCAGTATTGTACTACTTTGGAAGAGGCCATGCAACAGGCCGCCCGGAAACATAAACCGATTTTTTTCAATTGTTATGCCGGATGGGCCGGTCCTTCGGTACTGATGGACTCTGTCGTACTGACAGATCCCGATTTGGTTTCGTTTATTCAGAAACATTTCGTCAGTTTACGTGTGGATATGCCCAAAACCCAAGAGGGACGCAAACTGGCAGAACGTTACAGGGTAAAGTTTTATGCCCATTATCTGATTTTGGATGAAAAAGGAGAAATCATACACCGGATTTCCGGAGGAGCCAAAGCTCCTGAATTTAAAGAAAAATTGAAAGCAGGCCTGAATCCAAAAACCTCATTGGCGGGAATGACCCGGCATTATGAAAAAGGTGACCGGTCATTTAAATTTTTAGCAGCCTATGCCGGCACATTGAAAACGGCAGACGAAAATGAGAAATTTCAGGAAGTAGCTGACTATTATTTGGAGCATATCGATTCTGCCGGTCTCTATTTGCCACAGTCGTGGGAAATCCTTTGGAATAAGGGGAAAAGATATGACAGCGAATGGTTCCGTTTTATCTATGACCACAGAAATGAGTTGGTGGAGAAAAACGGAGAGAAAGTACTGAATTTTATAGTACAGGTACTTTTTCATCAAGTTTATCCTTACATGATGTTTGAAAAAGTATATGATATGGATTTCATTTCAGAAATAGAACAAAAAGCCGGTCACCTGGAATTTACTTCACTTAACCGGGACCAATTGTTGGATATGTGTAAGATTCTGCATTTCAGACAACAGAAAAAGTATTCGGAAATGCTGGACCTCTGGGGAAAAATGGTCCCGAACCTGCCGAATGAAGCCTTGAAAGTCAGATATGACGCTACATTGGGACGTTTGCAAGATATGAACGAGACTGAAAAAAAACAGGCAATCGCTTATCTGAAAGAAAGAATGGCAGGAATGACAGGTTCAACCCTGGAACGCTACCGTCAAATTGTAACTGAATTGTCAGACTATCAAGGAATACGGTTTGAAACAGGTGGTCTGCAGGAAGCCCTGGCAAAAGCCCGGAAAGAAAACAAAGCGGTTTTTGTCGATTGTTACACCAGTTGGTGTGGTCCCTGCAAAATGATGAGCTCTAAAGTCTTTCCGGATAAGCAAGCCGGAGACTTTTTCAATCCCCGTTTTATCAGCCTTAAAATCGATATGGAAAAAGATGAAGGCAAAGAACTGGCTCAAAAATGGAACATTCGTGTATTCCCGACTTATCTGATTCTGGATCCTCAGGGAGAAATCGTGTATACTTCACAGGGATACATACCCGCCGAAGAACTGATCAGGCGGATGAATGAAGGACTGGAACAATGGAAAAATAATATAAAAACCGGAAAATAA